The following coding sequences lie in one Arachis ipaensis cultivar K30076 chromosome B03, Araip1.1, whole genome shotgun sequence genomic window:
- the LOC107634129 gene encoding uncharacterized protein LOC107634129 isoform X1, with product MMSEAPFRPREKLFEQQKYYQNVHKYTHLKGPYDKITSVAIPLFLAGTSIFMIGRGIYNMSHGIGKKA from the exons AT GATGTCGGAAGCACCATTTAGACCACGTGAAAAGCTTTTCGAGCAGCAAAAATATTACCAGAATGTTCACAAGTACACACACTTGAAAGGACCATATGATAAGATTACATCTGTTGCAATACCGCTTTTTCTGGCAGGAACTTCAATTTTCATGATT GGACGAGGGATCTATAATATGTCACATGGAATTGGGAAGAAAGCATGA
- the LOC107634129 gene encoding uncharacterized protein LOC107634129 isoform X2, which produces MSEAPFRPREKLFEQQKYYQNVHKYTHLKGPYDKITSVAIPLFLAGTSIFMIGRGIYNMSHGIGKKA; this is translated from the exons ATGTCGGAAGCACCATTTAGACCACGTGAAAAGCTTTTCGAGCAGCAAAAATATTACCAGAATGTTCACAAGTACACACACTTGAAAGGACCATATGATAAGATTACATCTGTTGCAATACCGCTTTTTCTGGCAGGAACTTCAATTTTCATGATT GGACGAGGGATCTATAATATGTCACATGGAATTGGGAAGAAAGCATGA